Proteins co-encoded in one Chitinispirillales bacterium ANBcel5 genomic window:
- a CDS encoding sigma 54-interacting transcriptional regulator encodes MIKQEKISFIEEFGELLPGTICEMDTEMKILCANKNGLNLFGVTEKELKEGVYGYEFVHPGDAQRCREEFKRTLKEEFENPREYRMLSRSGEIIRCLISSLPVYKDRKIIKIRSVILNVTELHRAQKCFEDIFSKSPLGMALFDNFGTVLETNSALKQMLEDKKQIKRIEDLLEITASEMNSLNGDRSIQKETTLVSSNKRSKRYLEWHVTSLGSKEEGGTLFVAQVQDVTAKKEAELRNLNKVSRKVERADLIIQELSTKVNIRYKDKYLTESRDSEMSSILEKTHLIAQSYGTVLITGESGTGKEFIARQIHDLSPRRNNPFIAINCSALPEELLISELFGYKSGAFTDAKKNKLGKFELANGGTIFLDEIGDMPLMMQTKILRVIQERVIEPLGGTESIQIDVRIITATNSDLKEKIKSEEFRKDLYYRINVIPIHLPPLRDRKCDIPLLCNHFINRFNSIYKKEVKGITPECMGKLYKYNYPGNLRELENILEHAFVFCKSSLIETIELPEEAKTEKKYLSSKTNLKDQQTGIIESMLIHHEGNVTQTAQALGIHKSTLYRKIKSGKIKR; translated from the coding sequence GTGATTAAACAAGAAAAAATATCGTTTATAGAAGAATTTGGTGAGCTTCTTCCCGGGACTATTTGTGAAATGGATACAGAGATGAAGATCCTTTGCGCAAATAAAAATGGGTTGAATTTATTTGGGGTAACAGAAAAGGAGCTAAAAGAAGGGGTTTATGGCTATGAATTCGTTCATCCCGGTGATGCCCAACGCTGTCGTGAAGAATTCAAAAGAACGCTGAAAGAAGAATTTGAAAATCCCAGAGAATATAGAATGTTGTCCAGAAGTGGTGAAATAATCCGCTGTCTTATAAGCTCCTTACCGGTCTACAAGGACCGAAAAATAATAAAAATACGCTCCGTTATACTGAATGTAACCGAACTGCACAGAGCACAGAAATGCTTTGAGGACATATTCTCTAAATCTCCCCTGGGTATGGCGCTTTTTGATAACTTCGGTACTGTATTAGAGACAAACAGTGCTCTAAAACAGATGCTTGAAGATAAAAAGCAGATAAAAAGAATAGAGGATTTGCTGGAAATCACTGCTTCGGAGATGAATAGTCTAAACGGTGACCGCTCAATTCAAAAAGAGACCACTTTAGTTAGCAGCAATAAAAGAAGTAAACGGTATCTTGAGTGGCATGTAACCTCTCTTGGATCCAAAGAGGAAGGTGGGACGCTCTTTGTTGCGCAGGTTCAGGATGTAACAGCGAAAAAGGAAGCAGAGCTTAGAAATCTCAATAAGGTGAGTCGAAAAGTAGAAAGAGCCGATCTGATTATTCAGGAACTTTCAACCAAGGTAAATATCAGATACAAGGATAAATATCTTACCGAAAGTCGTGACTCTGAGATGAGTTCGATACTTGAAAAAACGCACCTCATTGCTCAATCCTATGGAACGGTTCTGATAACCGGAGAGAGTGGCACCGGAAAAGAGTTTATAGCAAGACAAATTCATGATTTAAGCCCCAGAAGAAATAATCCCTTTATTGCTATAAATTGCAGTGCTCTTCCGGAAGAACTTTTAATTTCAGAGTTATTTGGGTACAAAAGCGGGGCTTTCACCGATGCAAAAAAAAATAAACTAGGGAAATTTGAACTCGCCAATGGAGGAACAATTTTTCTTGATGAAATTGGCGATATGCCTCTGATGATGCAAACCAAGATACTTCGGGTTATTCAGGAGCGGGTAATTGAACCTTTAGGTGGTACAGAATCGATTCAGATAGATGTTAGAATCATAACAGCTACTAACTCAGATCTAAAGGAAAAAATCAAGAGCGAGGAATTCAGAAAAGATCTTTATTATAGAATTAATGTAATTCCGATACATCTTCCGCCTCTAAGAGATAGAAAGTGTGATATTCCTCTACTGTGCAATCACTTTATTAACCGGTTTAATTCAATTTATAAAAAAGAAGTAAAAGGGATAACTCCCGAATGCATGGGAAAACTCTACAAGTACAACTACCCAGGTAATTTAAGGGAACTGGAAAATATTTTAGAGCATGCATTTGTGTTCTGCAAATCCTCTCTTATTGAAACTATCGAACTCCCTGAAGAAGCGAAGACAGAAAAAAAATACCTTTCCTCAAAAACCAATCTAAAGGATCAGCAAACAGGTATTATAGAAAGTATGCTTATCCATCATGAAGGAAATGTTACCCAAACAGCGCAAGCACTGGGAATCCATAAAAGCACCCTGTATCGAAAGATTAAATCAGGGAAAATAAAACGGTAA
- a CDS encoding adenylate/guanylate cyclase domain-containing protein, translating to MRPIIFDKEIPQRAEHLEKLDYVAIVSAFSIFTLITYTGIKLLGPQILLFAYFLSSYFSWKYGIKRGFALAIVINVIIGLLVETNSHIDLNFYPAGLIGIFTILLASLLTGIVSNMFVKLKNTEELYRNEHSKSELLLKNILPEKIASRLKNGEVLIADRYKESTILFCDIVGFSTMAKNMEPHALVEILDIIVSSFDYLTEELKLEKIKTIGDAYLVVSGLPEKRNDHAHCVATMALRMLHSVESINKSQKLELKLRIGIHSGPVVGGVIGQSKFTFDLWGDTVNLASRLETYGVPGKIQVSKETYELIKDKFNLKYRGKTDLRSFGMVDTFFLESCKQEHKVLNF from the coding sequence ATGCGTCCTATCATATTTGATAAAGAAATACCTCAACGTGCAGAGCATCTGGAAAAATTAGACTATGTAGCAATTGTTTCTGCCTTTTCTATTTTTACCCTGATTACCTACACCGGTATAAAGTTATTGGGCCCTCAAATACTACTATTTGCCTACTTCCTCAGTAGCTACTTTTCCTGGAAATACGGAATTAAAAGAGGATTTGCTTTAGCAATAGTCATAAATGTTATCATAGGACTATTAGTTGAAACCAATTCTCATATTGACCTCAATTTCTATCCTGCAGGACTAATTGGTATTTTCACCATTCTTTTAGCTTCTCTGCTTACCGGAATCGTCAGCAATATGTTTGTAAAACTGAAAAATACTGAAGAACTCTATAGAAATGAGCATTCCAAATCTGAACTCCTTCTTAAAAATATTCTTCCCGAAAAGATAGCTTCCCGTCTGAAAAATGGTGAAGTTCTTATTGCGGATAGATATAAAGAATCTACTATCTTGTTCTGCGATATCGTTGGTTTTAGTACAATGGCAAAAAATATGGAACCGCATGCACTCGTAGAAATACTTGATATAATTGTCTCTTCATTTGACTATCTTACCGAGGAGCTAAAGCTTGAAAAAATAAAAACTATCGGTGATGCTTACCTTGTTGTTTCTGGATTGCCGGAGAAAAGAAATGATCATGCACACTGTGTAGCTACTATGGCGCTACGAATGCTCCATAGTGTAGAATCTATTAACAAAAGTCAAAAACTTGAGCTTAAATTAAGAATAGGCATCCACAGCGGACCGGTTGTGGGGGGAGTAATCGGTCAATCAAAATTTACTTTCGATTTATGGGGCGATACAGTAAACCTTGCCTCAAGACTGGAAACATACGGTGTACCTGGGAAAATTCAGGTATCAAAAGAAACTTATGAATTAATTAAAGATAAATTCAATCTCAAATACAGAGGTAAAACCGATCTTAGAAGTTTTGGAATGGTTGATACCTTTTTTCTCGAATCTTGTAAGCAGGAGCACAAGGTATTAAACTTTTAA
- the ispG gene encoding flavodoxin-dependent (E)-4-hydroxy-3-methylbut-2-enyl-diphosphate synthase, with amino-acid sequence MIKRKQTRAVRVRDLTIGGENPIVIQSMTNTSAHDVKGTVDQINRLTAAGCQVVRLAVPDNAAVEAFRAIRNQVDCPLVADIHFDYRLAIASIKAGADKIRINPGNIGDHLRVKAVTDEAQKAAIPIRIGVNSGSLEKKLLKKHGGATAQALVESALGYIELFDKLKFKNIILSIKASDVITTVEACSLLSEACDVPQHIGITESGTVRSGTIKSAVGIGSLLSRGIGDTIRVSLTGDPVEEIYVAKEILKSLDLHKGPVIISCPTCGRTNIDLSSLASRVEDLVLKLNAPLKIAVMGCVVNGPGEARDADIGVAGGKGEGLIFLKGNPVKKVAEENIIEELEKEIKKHMRKQP; translated from the coding sequence ATGATAAAACGCAAACAAACCCGTGCTGTGCGGGTCAGAGATCTAACAATCGGTGGTGAAAATCCGATAGTGATACAATCTATGACCAATACTTCCGCTCACGATGTGAAGGGAACTGTTGATCAGATAAACAGGCTTACTGCTGCAGGGTGTCAGGTAGTCCGTCTTGCAGTACCTGACAACGCTGCAGTTGAAGCGTTCAGAGCTATTCGAAATCAGGTAGATTGTCCGCTTGTAGCAGATATACATTTTGATTACCGCCTTGCTATCGCCTCCATAAAGGCGGGTGCAGATAAGATAAGAATTAATCCGGGAAATATTGGCGACCATTTGCGGGTGAAGGCTGTTACAGATGAGGCCCAAAAAGCAGCCATACCCATTCGAATTGGAGTTAATTCCGGGTCCCTTGAGAAAAAACTGCTTAAAAAGCATGGGGGAGCCACTGCACAAGCGCTTGTTGAAAGTGCCCTTGGCTATATCGAATTATTTGATAAGTTGAAGTTTAAAAACATTATTCTTTCAATTAAAGCAAGCGATGTGATAACCACAGTGGAAGCCTGCAGCTTGTTATCTGAGGCTTGTGATGTTCCTCAACACATTGGTATAACAGAATCCGGAACGGTTCGAAGCGGAACCATTAAATCTGCTGTAGGCATCGGAAGTCTACTCTCCAGAGGTATTGGAGACACAATCAGAGTCTCTCTTACAGGAGATCCGGTAGAAGAAATATATGTGGCTAAAGAGATATTAAAGTCCCTTGATCTGCATAAGGGGCCGGTAATTATCTCCTGTCCTACATGCGGAAGAACTAATATCGACCTTTCCTCTCTGGCCTCCAGAGTTGAAGATCTTGTACTTAAATTAAATGCTCCCTTGAAAATAGCTGTTATGGGATGTGTGGTCAATGGTCCTGGTGAAGCAAGAGATGCAGATATTGGTGTTGCAGGTGGTAAAGGTGAAGGACTAATATTTTTAAAAGGAAATCCTGTTAAAAAAGTTGCTGAAGAAAACATTATTGAAGAACTTGAAAAAGAGATAAAAAAACATATGCGGAAACAGCCCTAA